A single Caretta caretta isolate rCarCar2 chromosome 2, rCarCar1.hap1, whole genome shotgun sequence DNA region contains:
- the LOC125632517 gene encoding large ribosomal subunit protein uL13-like, whose product MAEFKVLVIDGRGHLLGHLAAMVAKQVLLGRKVVVVVVRCEGINISWNFYCNKLKYLAFLRKCMNTNPSCGPYHFRALSHIFWHTVRGMLPHKTKQGQVARERLKVFDGIPPPYDKRKWMVVPAALKVVRLKPTRKFTFLWRLAHDVGWKYQAITSTLTEKHKEKAKLHYNKKQQLMKLQKQAEKNVEGQIARYTDVLKQYGILV is encoded by the coding sequence ATGGCAGAGTTCAAGGTTCTGGTCATCGATGGACGCGGCCAtcttttggggcacctggcagccATGGTGGCCAAGCAGGTCCTGCTGGGGcgcaaggtggtggtggtggtggtgagatgCGAGGGGATCAACATCTCTTGGAACTTCTACTGCAACAAACTGAAGTACCTGGCCTTTCTCCGCAAATGCATGAACACCAACCCGTCCTGCGGGCCCTACCACTTCCGCGCCCTCAGCCACATCTTCTGGCACACGGTCCGAGGGATGCTGCCCCACAAGACCAAGCAAGGCCAGGTCGCCCGGGAGAGACTGAAGGTCTTTGATGGGATTCCACCCCCATATGACAAGAGGAAATGGATGGTGGTACCCGCTGCTCTGAAAGTCGTACGCCTGAAGCCGACACGCAAGTTCACCTTCCTGTGGCGCCTGGCCCATGACGTTGGCTGGAAGTACCAAGCCATCACCTCGACCCTCACGGAGAAACACAAGGAGAAAGCCAAGCTGCATTACAACAAGAAGCAGCAGCTGATGAAACTGCAGAAGCAGGCAGAGAAGAACGTGGAAGGCCAGATCGCCAGATACACTGACGTGCTGAAGCAATACGGCATCTTGGTCTGA